The Janthinobacterium lividum genome has a window encoding:
- a CDS encoding AAA family ATPase, whose translation MYQAHFGLREAPFGLTPDTSFFFNGPQSQKALNTLLVAARNGEGFIKITGEVGTGKTFLCRKFMQSLGPDFVTAYIPNPNLPPRSLILALADDLDVLLEKDADQHQLLKSLNLRLLNLAAQGKRVLLCLDEAQAIPVDSLEALRLLTNLETEKRKLLQIVLFGQPELDVKLALPEIRQLAQRITFHYHLGPLCRDDVDFYVAHRLRVAGFDGARLFSRGGVATLYKASGGIPRLINIMAHKALMVAYGEGRQQVSGRHVALAASDTLASKPRRFWQRPWPWLAGASVLAAACGVSWTLLNR comes from the coding sequence ATGTACCAGGCCCATTTCGGCTTGCGCGAGGCGCCGTTCGGCCTCACGCCCGATACCAGTTTCTTCTTCAACGGCCCGCAGTCGCAAAAGGCGCTGAACACCTTGCTGGTGGCGGCGCGCAATGGCGAGGGCTTCATCAAGATCACTGGCGAAGTGGGCACCGGCAAGACTTTTCTTTGCCGCAAGTTCATGCAATCCTTGGGGCCAGATTTTGTCACGGCCTACATCCCGAATCCGAACTTGCCGCCCCGTTCGCTGATCCTGGCGCTGGCGGACGACCTTGATGTGTTGCTGGAAAAAGATGCTGATCAGCATCAGCTACTCAAATCCCTCAACTTGCGCCTGCTCAACCTGGCGGCGCAGGGCAAGCGCGTGCTGCTGTGTCTGGACGAAGCGCAGGCGATTCCCGTCGACAGCCTCGAAGCGCTGCGCCTGCTGACGAACCTGGAAACGGAAAAGCGCAAGCTGCTGCAAATCGTGCTGTTCGGCCAGCCGGAATTGGACGTCAAGCTGGCCCTGCCGGAAATCCGCCAGTTGGCGCAGCGCATCACCTTTCATTACCACCTGGGGCCTTTGTGCCGCGACGACGTGGATTTTTATGTGGCGCACCGTCTGCGCGTGGCCGGTTTCGACGGCGCACGCCTGTTCAGCCGTGGCGGCGTGGCAACGCTGTACAAGGCGTCCGGCGGCATTCCCCGCCTGATCAACATCATGGCGCACAAGGCGCTGATGGTGGCGTATGGTGAAGGACGGCAGCAGGTGAGCGGCCGCCACGTGGCGCTGGCCGCCAGCGATACCCTGGCCAGCAAGCCGCGCCGCTTTTGGCAGCGGCCATGGCCGTGGCTGGCCGGCGCCAGCGTGCTGGCCGCCGCTTGTGGCGTGAGCTGGACTTTATTGAACCGATGA
- a CDS encoding tetratricopeptide repeat protein, translating to MSLINKMLQDLDARGTPDGRGDAAGIRSVPERERGVSRALVFGGAAGLTAAAIALGWVYLKRPPVPPVLVSVASTPVLAPVSAPVSAPVPAAVVPAPVPVVAAEPEPVFQAEEAAPAPTRARPAEVWRITEKSAKPAAAPVVKTPAPAASERISDGKQITAQQRVENEYRRALGQLQDGRVSDAMLALQQTLQLDPRHQGARETLVRLLLEAQRPDEAARQLQLSLALDPKQPAQAMMLARLQLDKPNGGAAALDTLMRSLPYASDSGEYHAFLAGVLQREQRYREASEHYQLALQTAPDNSVWWMGLGIALQADNHPAQARQAFERAKGLQTLSPQLQAFVERKLVQLTAATAK from the coding sequence ATGAGCCTGATTAACAAGATGTTGCAAGACCTCGATGCGCGTGGCACTCCCGATGGACGCGGCGACGCGGCAGGTATCCGCTCCGTGCCCGAACGCGAGCGGGGCGTCTCGCGCGCGCTGGTCTTCGGCGGTGCAGCTGGCCTGACGGCCGCCGCCATCGCCCTGGGCTGGGTCTACCTGAAGCGCCCACCCGTACCGCCCGTGCTGGTCAGCGTGGCCAGTACGCCTGTGTTGGCTCCTGTGTCGGCTCCCGTGTCGGCACCGGTGCCTGCCGCCGTTGTCCCCGCGCCCGTGCCCGTCGTGGCGGCTGAACCCGAGCCCGTGTTCCAGGCCGAGGAAGCCGCCCCCGCGCCGACCAGGGCGCGGCCCGCCGAAGTGTGGCGCATCACGGAAAAATCCGCCAAGCCGGCCGCTGCGCCCGTGGTGAAGACGCCAGCACCGGCCGCCAGCGAGCGCATCAGCGATGGCAAGCAAATCACTGCGCAGCAGCGCGTGGAGAATGAGTACCGGCGCGCGCTGGGTCAATTGCAGGATGGCCGCGTCTCCGACGCCATGCTGGCCTTGCAGCAAACCCTGCAGCTGGACCCGCGCCACCAGGGCGCGCGCGAAACCCTGGTGCGCCTACTGCTCGAAGCGCAGCGCCCCGACGAGGCGGCTCGCCAGTTGCAGCTGAGCCTGGCGCTGGACCCGAAGCAGCCGGCGCAGGCGATGATGCTGGCCCGTTTGCAGCTGGATAAACCCAACGGCGGCGCGGCGGCCCTCGATACCCTCATGCGCAGCTTGCCATACGCCAGCGACAGCGGCGAATACCATGCCTTCCTGGCTGGCGTGCTGCAACGCGAACAGCGTTACCGCGAAGCATCCGAGCACTACCAGCTGGCCCTGCAGACGGCGCCCGACAACAGCGTCTGGTGGATGGGTCTGGGGATAGCATTGCAAGCCGACAACCACCCGGCTCAGGCGCGCCAGGCGTTCGAGCGGGCCAAGGGCTTGCAAACCCTGTCGCCCCAGCTGCAAGCGTTTGTCGAGCGCAAGCTGGTGCAGTTGACGGCGGCGACCGCCAAATAA
- a CDS encoding alpha/beta hydrolase-fold protein: MKPLALLIAFCYLCNSALAAPASVPASYVLDNTEVRDIRAQALKRDYQLYVALPDSYRQGNKRYPVLFVVDANYSFAIVRNIAQRLNKHAGMEEVVVVGLSYANGDGGVYSRRRDYTPTTPRKHDYRSDMPGRQPAFGEAKAYGQFVSGEVFPFIAQHYRVNMQRKVFIGHSYGSLLGLQFLLTEPRTFEHYILGSPSLWYDAGVMFDREQAYAASHKDLPASVFFGIGGLEKLAAGKKRSRLEEEADMLADVREFDGKLKSRKFPGLKTRLRVFEDEDHASVFPFVLTHGLRAYLTSAK, translated from the coding sequence TTGAAACCTCTTGCCCTGCTCATTGCGTTCTGCTATTTGTGCAACAGCGCATTGGCCGCACCCGCCAGCGTGCCTGCCAGCTACGTTCTTGACAATACGGAAGTGCGCGACATCCGTGCACAAGCCCTGAAACGGGACTATCAGCTGTATGTCGCCTTGCCCGATTCCTATCGGCAGGGAAACAAGCGCTATCCGGTGCTGTTCGTCGTGGACGCCAATTATTCGTTCGCCATCGTGCGCAATATCGCGCAGCGCCTGAACAAGCATGCGGGGATGGAAGAAGTGGTGGTGGTGGGGCTGTCATATGCGAATGGCGATGGCGGGGTGTACAGCCGCCGCCGCGACTACACGCCCACCACGCCGCGCAAGCATGACTACCGCTCGGACATGCCGGGGCGGCAGCCCGCGTTCGGCGAAGCGAAGGCGTATGGCCAGTTCGTCTCGGGCGAAGTATTTCCCTTCATCGCACAGCATTACCGCGTCAACATGCAGCGCAAGGTGTTTATCGGCCACTCCTACGGCAGCCTGCTGGGCCTGCAATTCCTGCTGACGGAACCGCGCACCTTCGAGCATTACATCCTCGGCAGTCCGTCGCTGTGGTACGACGCCGGCGTCATGTTCGACCGCGAACAGGCGTATGCCGCCAGCCACAAGGACTTGCCGGCGTCCGTGTTCTTCGGCATCGGCGGTCTGGAAAAGCTGGCGGCGGGCAAGAAGCGTTCGCGTTTGGAGGAAGAGGCCGACATGCTGGCCGACGTGCGCGAGTTCGACGGAAAGTTGAAATCGCGCAAGTTCCCCGGCTTGAAAACCCGCCTGCGCGTCTTCGAGGATGAAGATCACGCGAGCGTGTTTCCCTTTGTGCTGACGCATGGCCTGCGGGCGTATTTGACGTCCGCAAAATGA
- a CDS encoding DUF2625 family protein, whose amino-acid sequence MRTLNELLDSEDPAFPLIRQWASEADIPVELLPPSAGREDVLLSLQVTTRSPLGAIAYETGGILVDDGWLRILGSGHGKLGRNIATWNEGKAEGFLLVADDVLGGFFAINGGGLGADQGNMYYLAPETLEWEGLEIGFTTFVEWSFTSQLRQFYGRQPGDADGFEELPLSGELCLNFYPFLWTQEGSLKTSSRRAIPVAEQWALNLDLKQKSLDAPASAS is encoded by the coding sequence ATGCGTACATTGAATGAATTATTGGATAGTGAAGACCCGGCGTTTCCGCTGATCAGGCAATGGGCCAGCGAGGCCGACATCCCGGTGGAATTGCTGCCTCCCTCGGCCGGCAGGGAGGATGTGTTGCTGAGCCTGCAGGTCACCACGCGTTCTCCCCTAGGCGCGATAGCCTATGAAACCGGGGGCATCCTGGTGGATGACGGCTGGCTCCGGATATTGGGGTCTGGCCATGGCAAGCTGGGCCGGAACATTGCTACGTGGAACGAAGGAAAGGCCGAGGGTTTTCTGTTGGTGGCTGATGACGTGCTCGGTGGCTTTTTTGCCATCAATGGCGGCGGGCTTGGAGCCGACCAGGGCAATATGTATTACCTTGCCCCCGAGACACTGGAGTGGGAAGGGCTGGAGATCGGCTTCACGACGTTTGTCGAATGGTCCTTTACAAGCCAGTTGCGGCAGTTTTACGGCCGGCAGCCTGGCGATGCGGATGGCTTTGAGGAATTGCCCTTGTCCGGCGAGCTATGCCTGAATTTTTATCCATTTCTGTGGACGCAAGAAGGTTCCCTCAAGACCAGTTCGCGGCGCGCCATTCCGGTGGCAGAGCAGTGGGCGCTCAATCTTGATCTGAAACAGAAGTCGCTGGATGCTCCTGCGAGCGCGAGCTGA
- a CDS encoding nuclear transport factor 2 family protein: MKLTFPHVLSTCLLGAVGAIASANAAPGDAELVALVQRHAQAQNNFDQVALKATTAENYVEISPVGEVDGREKMLSFYAPEQKRPSPQLQVDEPVVRLFGDTALISARLSYRVNQEGAARTFAMRAGYVARLVDKQWLLVSAQYTGIRPPKP; this comes from the coding sequence ATGAAATTGACGTTTCCACATGTTCTTTCCACTTGTCTGCTTGGCGCTGTCGGCGCGATCGCTAGCGCGAACGCGGCTCCCGGCGATGCCGAACTGGTGGCGTTGGTGCAGCGCCATGCGCAGGCGCAGAATAACTTTGATCAAGTTGCCTTGAAAGCCACCACGGCCGAGAATTATGTGGAAATATCACCGGTCGGCGAGGTGGATGGGCGTGAAAAAATGCTTTCCTTCTATGCGCCCGAGCAGAAGCGGCCGAGTCCTCAACTCCAGGTCGATGAGCCAGTGGTGCGCCTCTTTGGCGATACGGCGCTCATCTCGGCACGGCTATCCTACCGTGTCAATCAGGAGGGGGCTGCCCGCACCTTCGCCATGCGCGCCGGGTATGTCGCTCGGCTTGTTGACAAGCAATGGCTACTGGTCAGCGCACAGTACACCGGCATCCGTCCGCCGAAACCGTGA
- a CDS encoding HD domain-containing phosphohydrolase — protein MVQRRIGPADLVPGEPLPWDLFLADHSAGPQLRKGQIITDGAQLGRLMQLGLYVGTPEQPSVLRLLNEAAQRLQRLLLDLRSESNAERDVRDIARELLRALEHDADIALASILLNQIAGSYAVRHCIETALLAMLVGRSMHKPNDELLLIGAAALTMNVGMLRHHDSFQDRRGPLNDDEMRIVRQHPQESAELLRCAGVDDEEWLSCVLLHHENDDGSGYPQGCTADEILQNAKLIGLADRYCARVSARNYRRSIVPDQALQHIFLDQGVPIDPLLGEQFVNLLGKYPPGTLVRLRSGELGVVTQRGASHVHPLSDPLGAPLAAAELAQLSPRDTADSRYAIVSSLHEDDAGVHFSMRHVWGDEARL, from the coding sequence ATGGTACAGCGTCGCATCGGCCCGGCCGACCTGGTTCCCGGCGAACCCCTGCCCTGGGATCTGTTTCTGGCTGACCATAGTGCCGGCCCGCAACTGCGCAAGGGGCAGATCATCACGGATGGCGCGCAGCTGGGGCGGCTAATGCAGCTGGGCCTGTACGTGGGCACGCCCGAGCAGCCGTCCGTCTTGCGCCTGCTCAACGAGGCGGCGCAGCGCCTGCAGCGCTTGCTGCTGGACTTGCGCAGCGAAAGCAATGCCGAGCGCGACGTGCGCGACATCGCCCGCGAACTGCTGCGCGCACTTGAACACGATGCCGACATCGCCCTGGCCAGCATCCTGCTGAACCAGATCGCCGGCAGCTATGCCGTGCGCCATTGCATCGAAACAGCCTTGCTGGCCATGCTCGTGGGCCGCAGCATGCACAAGCCCAACGATGAGCTATTGCTGATCGGTGCGGCCGCGCTGACGATGAATGTGGGCATGCTGCGCCACCACGACAGTTTCCAGGACCGGCGCGGCCCCCTGAATGACGACGAAATGCGCATCGTGCGCCAGCATCCGCAGGAAAGCGCGGAATTGCTGCGCTGCGCGGGCGTCGATGACGAGGAATGGCTGAGCTGCGTGCTCTTGCACCATGAAAACGATGATGGCAGCGGCTACCCGCAGGGGTGCACGGCCGATGAAATCCTGCAAAATGCCAAGCTGATCGGCCTGGCCGACCGCTATTGCGCCCGCGTCTCGGCGCGCAACTACCGCCGCTCCATCGTGCCCGACCAGGCGCTGCAGCACATCTTCCTCGACCAGGGTGTACCTATCGACCCCTTGCTGGGCGAACAGTTCGTCAATCTGCTGGGCAAATATCCACCCGGAACCTTAGTCCGCCTGCGCAGCGGCGAACTGGGGGTGGTGACGCAACGGGGCGCCAGCCACGTGCATCCGCTCAGCGACCCGCTGGGCGCGCCGCTGGCCGCCGCCGAGCTGGCGCAACTGTCTCCGCGCGACACGGCCGACAGCCGCTACGCCATCGTTTCATCGCTGCACGAAGACGACGCCGGCGTGCATTTCAGCATGCGGCATGTGTGGGGCGATGAGGCGCGGCTGTAG
- a CDS encoding pyridoxal phosphate-dependent aminotransferase, whose amino-acid sequence MNSPSLPHLTPTLTTRLPLVGTTVFTRMSSLAAQHGAVNLGQGFPDFDCDLALVDRVSDAMRAGHNQYPMMTGAAPLREAIAAKIASLYGHSYDAGTEITVTAGATQALTTAILCCVHPGDEVIVIEPAYDSYLPAIALAGGVPVLVAMQVGESGYSVPWDKLAATVSNKTRLIIINTPHNPTGTILRPADVAALADIVRGTQILILSDEVYEHMVYDGVPHASLSRNPELAARSFIVSSFGKTYHVTGWKVGYVAAPAALTAEFRKVHQYNVFTVNTPMQHGLAGYMADPQPYLDLPAFYQRKRDLFRDGLAGSRFTLLPADGTYFQCVRYDAISQETEAQFAEWLTTEIKVAAIPVSAFYAQGKESGIVRFCFAKKDETLRLALERLRSI is encoded by the coding sequence ATGAACAGCCCGTCCCTGCCCCATCTGACTCCCACCCTGACCACCCGCCTGCCTCTCGTGGGCACCACGGTGTTTACCCGCATGTCCAGCCTGGCGGCGCAGCATGGCGCCGTCAACCTGGGCCAGGGCTTTCCCGATTTCGATTGCGACCTGGCCCTGGTCGATCGCGTCAGCGACGCCATGCGCGCCGGCCACAACCAGTATCCGATGATGACGGGTGCCGCGCCCTTGCGCGAGGCTATTGCCGCGAAGATCGCCAGCCTGTACGGCCACAGCTATGATGCCGGCACGGAAATCACCGTCACGGCCGGCGCCACGCAGGCGCTTACCACGGCCATCCTGTGCTGCGTGCATCCGGGCGACGAAGTCATCGTCATCGAACCGGCCTACGACAGCTATTTACCCGCCATCGCCCTGGCCGGCGGCGTGCCCGTGCTGGTGGCCATGCAAGTGGGAGAGTCCGGCTACAGCGTGCCGTGGGACAAGCTGGCCGCTACCGTCAGCAACAAGACGCGCTTGATCATCATCAACACGCCGCACAATCCGACGGGCACGATTTTGCGCCCCGCCGATGTGGCGGCGCTGGCCGACATCGTGCGCGGCACACAAATTTTGATACTGTCCGACGAAGTGTACGAACACATGGTCTACGACGGCGTGCCGCACGCCTCGCTCTCGCGCAACCCGGAACTGGCGGCGCGCAGCTTCATCGTCTCCAGCTTCGGCAAGACGTATCACGTGACGGGCTGGAAAGTCGGCTATGTGGCGGCGCCTGCGGCCCTGACGGCGGAATTTCGCAAGGTACACCAATACAACGTTTTTACCGTCAACACGCCGATGCAGCACGGCCTGGCCGGCTACATGGCGGACCCGCAGCCCTACCTGGACTTGCCCGCGTTTTACCAGCGCAAGCGCGATTTGTTCCGCGACGGCCTGGCGGGCAGCCGCTTTACCCTGCTGCCGGCCGACGGCACGTATTTCCAGTGCGTGCGCTACGATGCCATTTCGCAAGAGACCGAAGCCCAGTTCGCCGAATGGCTGACGACGGAAATCAAGGTGGCCGCCATTCCCGTGTCCGCGTTTTACGCGCAGGGCAAGGAATCAGGCATCGTGCGCTTCTGCTTTGCCAAGAAAGACGAGACCTTGCGCCTGGCGCTGGAGCGCCTGCGCAGCATATAA